The following proteins are encoded in a genomic region of Arcobacter cloacae:
- a CDS encoding DMT family transporter produces MKSEKNIDLKLFTLIFIALFSLSTNPILCRMAMLNENTDAVSFTILRILSGAIFLLMIYYFRYKRFDLNLKNNWLNPFMLFLYAITFSYSYVDMEAGVGTLILFASVQLSMILMAVFYKESLTFNKLFGILIAFFGLAYLLYPNKEFTLSLFHAFLMIVSGVAWAFYTVLGKKSTNAFFNTKDNFFKATIFTIVFALFFIDSLSFDGFTLFLAIFSGVVTSALGYIIWYAVLPKIDILTASILQLLAPVIAIFLGILFLDETLSFELFVSTFLILLGIFISSIKKTQKKV; encoded by the coding sequence ATGAAGAGTGAAAAAAATATAGATTTAAAACTTTTTACTCTGATTTTTATTGCACTTTTTTCTTTAAGTACAAATCCTATTTTATGTCGTATGGCAATGCTTAATGAAAATACAGATGCTGTAAGTTTTACTATCTTAAGAATCTTATCAGGTGCAATTTTTCTTTTGATGATTTACTATTTTAGATATAAAAGATTTGATTTAAATTTGAAAAATAATTGGCTCAATCCTTTTATGCTTTTTTTATATGCAATAACTTTTTCTTACTCTTATGTAGATATGGAAGCGGGAGTTGGGACATTGATTCTTTTTGCTTCTGTACAATTATCTATGATTTTAATGGCGGTTTTTTATAAAGAGAGTCTTACTTTTAATAAGCTTTTCGGGATATTGATAGCTTTTTTTGGATTAGCTTATTTACTTTATCCAAATAAAGAATTCACTCTTTCATTGTTTCATGCTTTTTTGATGATTGTTTCAGGAGTTGCTTGGGCTTTTTATACAGTTTTAGGGAAAAAATCAACAAATGCTTTTTTTAACACAAAAGATAATTTTTTTAAAGCTACAATTTTTACAATTGTATTTGCACTGTTTTTTATAGATTCTTTATCTTTTGATGGTTTTACACTATTTTTAGCAATTTTTTCAGGAGTTGTAACTTCAGCTTTAGGATATATCATTTGGTATGCAGTTTTACCTAAAATAGATATTTTAACAGCTAGTATTTTACAGCTTTTAGCACCTGTTATTGCTATTTTTTTAGGGATTTTATTTTTAGATGAAACTTTAAGTTTTGAACTTTTTGTTTCAACTTTCTTAATTCTTTTGGGAATATTTATAAGTTCAATAAAAAAGACTCAAAAAAAAGTTTGA
- a CDS encoding HDOD domain-containing protein, which yields MIKDLLEQIDNLPPLPQTIIEIEEFRKNSKKDVDELLKIIEKDALIISTLLKVSNSTMFGFRSKIETPSKVINLLGIHFTIFIAINETIQNMLRTDLEPYEITSEEFREASNISSLFTNVWLSTINNEFKEELLLASLLQEVGKFILSELLIIKNKSNDFLKELKEGREINELEKKFLGLTTSKATAEIFRHWKLSDNLIKIIEFVDEIDCCEEEYKLKSQILDVIKTVCNPRELFTESSIEKALIKADKYKLEKRPLVDAIIFVRNKVKNT from the coding sequence ATGATTAAAGACTTATTGGAACAAATAGACAACTTACCACCTCTTCCTCAAACTATAATTGAAATAGAAGAATTTAGAAAAAACTCAAAAAAAGATGTAGATGAATTATTGAAAATTATTGAAAAAGATGCATTAATTATTTCAACTTTATTAAAAGTTTCAAATTCTACAATGTTTGGTTTTCGTTCAAAAATAGAAACACCAAGTAAAGTTATAAATTTACTAGGAATTCATTTTACAATATTTATTGCTATTAATGAAACTATTCAAAATATGCTTAGAACTGATTTAGAACCTTATGAAATAACAAGTGAAGAATTTAGAGAAGCTTCAAATATCTCATCTCTTTTCACAAATGTTTGGCTCTCAACAATTAACAATGAATTTAAAGAAGAACTATTATTAGCTTCACTATTACAAGAAGTAGGTAAATTTATTCTTTCAGAATTACTAATAATTAAAAATAAATCAAATGATTTTTTAAAAGAATTAAAAGAAGGTAGAGAAATAAATGAATTAGAAAAAAAATTTTTAGGTCTTACAACATCAAAAGCAACAGCAGAAATTTTCAGGCATTGGAAGTTAAGTGACAATTTAATAAAAATAATAGAATTTGTTGACGAAATAGATTGTTGTGAAGAAGAGTATAAATTAAAATCTCAAATCTTAGATGTAATAAAAACTGTGTGTAATCCTAGAGAATTATTTACAGAATCAAGTATTGAAAAAGCATTAATTAAAGCAGATAAATATAAGTTAGAAAAAAGACCTCTTGTTGATGCAATAATTTTTGTGAGAAATAAAGTAAAAAATACTTAA
- a CDS encoding helix-turn-helix domain-containing protein, with the protein MKYEFSDEEIKELYKTIGKNVKKYRIEKGYTQLDLTYEMGNKSVSLISACEPYTNGKHFNIEHLYKISKILDVPICNFFEK; encoded by the coding sequence ATGAAATATGAATTTTCAGATGAAGAAATTAAAGAGTTGTATAAAACTATAGGAAAAAATGTTAAAAAATATAGGATTGAAAAAGGATATACTCAATTAGATTTAACTTATGAAATGGGTAATAAATCTGTAAGTTTAATATCTGCTTGTGAACCTTATACTAATGGAAAACACTTTAATATTGAACACTTATATAAAATTAGTAAAATTTTAGATGTTCCTATTTGTAATTTTTTTGAGAAATAA
- a CDS encoding metal-sulfur cluster assembly factor, with translation MSTIFDLKEIEKKVIENLKKVYDPEIPSNIFDLGLIYDIEFEQKNNYLHCMITMTLTSPTCPVADSLLEQVKYVTLAVDEIDEAFVKLVFSPPWDPSMMSEDAREIMGASGAAMPF, from the coding sequence ATGAGTACAATTTTTGATTTAAAAGAGATAGAAAAAAAAGTAATAGAAAATTTAAAAAAAGTTTATGACCCAGAAATTCCATCAAATATTTTTGATTTAGGGTTAATTTATGATATAGAATTTGAACAAAAAAACAACTATTTACATTGTATGATTACAATGACCCTTACAAGTCCAACTTGCCCTGTTGCAGATAGTTTGCTTGAACAAGTAAAATATGTAACATTAGCTGTTGATGAAATAGATGAAGCATTTGTAAAACTTGTATTTTCTCCACCTTGGGATCCATCTATGATGAGTGAAGATGCAAGGGAAATTATGGGAGCAAGTGGAGCTGCGATGCCTTTTTAA
- a CDS encoding SufE family protein — MSIEQRVQNIKEDLDFFDDELAKYEYIIDLGKKLEEFKQEDKIPANIVHGCTSQVWLTKEIKDGKLFFKGTSDAIIVKGLVYIILEIFSNSTIEELKEIDMDIIHELKLSEVITPNRQSGVIGMIKKIKEYAQNA; from the coding sequence ATGAGTATAGAACAAAGAGTACAAAATATAAAAGAAGATTTAGATTTTTTTGATGATGAACTTGCAAAATATGAATATATTATAGATTTGGGAAAAAAATTAGAAGAGTTTAAGCAAGAGGATAAAATCCCTGCAAATATAGTTCACGGTTGTACTTCTCAAGTTTGGCTAACAAAAGAAATAAAAGATGGCAAACTTTTCTTTAAAGGAACAAGTGATGCTATTATCGTAAAAGGTTTAGTTTATATAATTTTAGAAATTTTCTCAAACTCAACAATAGAAGAGTTAAAAGAAATTGATATGGATATTATTCATGAACTAAAACTTAGTGAAGTAATAACTCCAAATAGACAAAGTGGAGTTATAGGAATGATAAAAAAAATAAAAGAGTATGCACAAAATGCATAA